The proteins below are encoded in one region of Brachyspira hampsonii:
- a CDS encoding ParB N-terminal domain-containing protein, which produces MEKDRQEELYKFISIDKLELDKENPRIAKKDRNKDDYDILKGMWKSFSLEDLIISIDQNGFIPAEPLMVVKKDDENDKYIVVEGNRRLSAVMLLTDKKYKNDSFFADKLSPYKNQEIKELPCYIFDKKEDIENALAVRHISGIKKWDAKEKAEFAIRLYKKENNIKNVTKIIGSKTNTIGALIYSYFWLEYLIESEENRRNDLENLFENKFSLLNLALGQSNIRNFLNINDKWDTIDYNVRKYGKGSKEYDNMLYLCLWLSDNRIIVDSRQITGGKTNPVSLSAVLSDNEATDYLKSRTDANSELPNLLVEAYNRIAVDSNLVVRFEETYNKITQLMYIYKEKKNNLSSKTIEEINRYCDNIKNIVSTN; this is translated from the coding sequence ATGGAAAAAGATAGACAAGAAGAACTATATAAATTTATTTCTATAGATAAACTTGAATTAGATAAAGAAAATCCAAGAATAGCAAAAAAAGATAGGAATAAAGATGATTATGATATTTTAAAAGGAATGTGGAAAAGTTTTTCTTTAGAGGATTTAATAATATCAATAGATCAAAATGGTTTTATTCCAGCAGAACCATTAATGGTAGTAAAAAAAGATGATGAAAATGATAAATATATTGTAGTTGAAGGTAACCGTAGATTATCTGCTGTTATGTTATTAACTGATAAAAAATATAAAAATGATTCTTTTTTTGCAGATAAATTGTCTCCATATAAAAATCAAGAAATTAAAGAGTTACCATGTTATATATTTGATAAAAAAGAAGATATAGAAAATGCATTAGCTGTTAGACATATAAGCGGTATTAAGAAATGGGATGCTAAGGAAAAAGCAGAGTTTGCAATTCGTTTATATAAAAAAGAAAATAATATAAAAAATGTTACTAAAATTATAGGTAGTAAAACTAATACAATAGGAGCATTAATATATTCATATTTTTGGTTAGAATATTTAATAGAATCAGAGGAAAATCGAAGAAATGATTTAGAAAATTTATTTGAAAATAAATTCTCTCTTTTAAATTTAGCATTAGGACAAAGCAATATAAGGAATTTTTTAAATATTAATGATAAATGGGATACTATAGATTATAATGTAAGAAAATATGGAAAAGGTAGTAAAGAATATGATAATATGCTCTATTTATGTCTATGGTTATCTGATAATAGAATTATTGTAGATTCAAGACAAATAACAGGTGGAAAAACTAATCCTGTATCATTATCAGCCGTACTCAGTGATAATGAAGCAACAGATTATTTAAAGAGTAGAACAGATGCCAATTCTGAATTACCTAATCTATTAGTAGAAGCTTATAATAGAATAGCTGTTGATTCTAATCTAGTAGTTAGATTTGAAGAAACTTATAATAAAATAACTCAATTAATGTATATTTATAAAGAGAAGAAAAATAATTTAAGTTCTAAAACAATAGAAGAAATAAATAGATATTGTGATAATATAAAAAATATAGTATCTACTAATTAA
- a CDS encoding nucleotide modification associated domain-containing protein, giving the protein MNKEDLIINECEELKNLLIKKNKDYGNSYDKTLDEFGKQIGLVRIEDKLNRLKTLILSKEEPMVEESIIDTVFDIAGYAVLFSIYLKEKEENNNEKR; this is encoded by the coding sequence ATGAATAAAGAAGATTTAATTATTAATGAATGTGAAGAGCTTAAAAACTTATTAATTAAGAAGAATAAAGATTATGGAAACAGTTATGATAAAACATTAGATGAGTTTGGAAAACAGATTGGGTTAGTAAGAATAGAAGATAAATTAAACAGATTAAAAACTCTTATACTATCAAAAGAAGAACCAATGGTAGAGGAAAGTATTATTGATACTGTATTTGATATAGCAGGCTATGCAGTTCTTTTTAGTATTTACTTAAAAGAAAAAGAAGAGAATAATAATGAGAAGAGATGA
- a CDS encoding DEAD/DEAH box helicase, whose product MNTRGKSKKKIKENDNPFLNLNANAKENDELAKASIKTIANSVVITESDNKRIDRNKKEENSQIIDPSRKNWLYYTRSPLMDNYRDNLYREYYSLSVLLSLRGDSNNERTLGLSLKLIDLENKKEYRVGELESFLFSCVIGDKQNIEDIEKTIELEDFSKTEARLIRFLNNLYAEAKQIQENGKLWFKDYDAYQCLMLLKDVPNIRLESRVITFSDDILNLQLESYYNEEKDLVLNLSIKDVDLNRVYTFGENCDFILYKDIFYETNPSYPKIKKNIFKDSIIVKKDYIKDFCSRVLPNLKKDFDNIELPEDIKENDILAFPAQALVFLDYDGTNVFSTIKFKYGSFTVDPYSGKFTSSNMFDNEVTEIYRDNEKEEYFCRTLSKYLEKVGDYTFATSDDEKIFYLCYKILPALQDRGWTCYYSESFKSLKLNVKPLKMRVSLTKDINFFEINFSFEGVKELHDLSEIVRAVKVENKEYIRLQNGSFVPIDLEVIDYIAKMFKENPIEQKEDNRYLLPMFSAPYFADMLEKHSGIELDLDDNAVDTIANIKRVEYDETPPKDIVGEFRSYQLVGYKWLRKLADMSLNGILADDMGLGKSFQTIATILKEKENGNKLTSLVVAPTSCVANWECEIKKFAPSLEVIVLSGNLKTRMKKIKAVSNYDVAVISYSTLRRDVKALSENEFNYLILDEAQHIKNANTQNAKMVKSLKSLKRLALSGTPIENSISEMWSMFDFLMPGFLGKHKDFVEDYEAPILAGLDSSSEALDNLKTRIAPFILRRLKTDVLTDLPPKHTVVSYCDLTKDQKELYMSILEAARIEIFETVKRKGFAQSHIEIFSALTRLRQVCCHPRLMHEDLRGESHTSGKFNMFIEMIKEAISGGHSVLVFSSFTRMLNLMRIAFKKLGIDYFYLDGSTKDRMDLVHRFNAGEAPIFLLSLKAAGTGLTLTQADTVMHYDLWWNPAVEDQATDRAYRIGQKRVVTNYKLITRGTIEEKILELQNKKRLLIDTVVGDSMGDINKLSWDEVKNLIN is encoded by the coding sequence ATGAATACTAGGGGTAAGTCTAAAAAGAAAATTAAGGAAAATGATAATCCTTTTTTAAATTTAAATGCTAATGCTAAAGAAAATGATGAGCTTGCAAAGGCTTCTATCAAAACTATAGCAAACAGCGTTGTTATTACAGAAAGCGATAATAAGAGAATAGACAGAAATAAAAAAGAGGAAAACTCTCAAATAATAGATCCTTCGCGTAAGAATTGGCTTTATTATACAAGATCTCCTTTAATGGATAATTACAGGGATAATCTTTATAGGGAGTATTATAGTTTATCGGTGTTATTATCTTTAAGGGGCGACAGCAATAATGAAAGGACTTTGGGGCTTTCATTGAAATTGATAGACTTGGAAAATAAGAAAGAGTACAGGGTAGGGGAGCTTGAGAGCTTCTTATTTTCATGCGTTATTGGAGATAAGCAGAACATAGAAGATATTGAAAAAACTATAGAGCTTGAAGATTTCAGCAAGACAGAGGCTAGATTAATAAGATTTTTAAATAACTTGTATGCTGAGGCTAAGCAAATACAGGAAAACGGTAAATTATGGTTTAAGGACTATGATGCTTATCAGTGTCTTATGCTTTTAAAAGATGTTCCTAATATAAGGCTTGAAAGCAGAGTTATAACATTCAGCGATGATATTTTAAATTTACAGTTGGAAAGCTATTATAACGAAGAAAAAGATTTAGTGCTTAATCTTAGTATAAAAGATGTTGATTTAAATAGAGTATATACATTCGGTGAGAATTGTGATTTTATACTTTATAAAGATATTTTTTATGAAACTAATCCTTCATACCCTAAAATCAAAAAGAATATTTTTAAAGACAGTATAATAGTAAAAAAAGATTATATAAAAGATTTCTGTTCAAGGGTGCTTCCTAATCTTAAAAAAGACTTTGATAATATAGAGCTTCCTGAAGATATAAAAGAAAATGATATATTAGCTTTTCCAGCTCAGGCATTGGTATTTTTGGATTATGACGGCACTAATGTATTTTCAACTATAAAGTTCAAATACGGTTCTTTTACTGTTGACCCTTATTCCGGAAAGTTTACAAGCAGCAATATGTTTGATAATGAAGTTACAGAGATTTATAGGGATAATGAAAAGGAAGAATATTTCTGCAGAACATTATCAAAATATTTGGAGAAAGTAGGAGATTATACTTTTGCTACTTCTGATGATGAGAAGATATTTTATTTATGCTACAAAATACTTCCGGCACTTCAGGACAGGGGTTGGACTTGTTATTATAGTGAATCTTTTAAATCATTAAAATTGAATGTTAAGCCTCTTAAAATGAGAGTTTCTTTAACTAAAGATATTAACTTTTTTGAGATTAATTTTTCTTTTGAGGGCGTTAAAGAGCTTCATGATTTATCTGAAATTGTAAGGGCTGTAAAAGTAGAAAATAAAGAATATATAAGACTTCAAAACGGTTCATTTGTACCTATAGATTTGGAAGTAATTGATTATATTGCCAAGATGTTTAAAGAAAATCCTATAGAACAAAAAGAGGATAACAGATACTTGCTTCCTATGTTCAGTGCTCCTTATTTTGCTGATATGCTTGAGAAACATAGCGGTATAGAGCTTGATTTGGATGATAATGCTGTGGATACTATAGCAAATATAAAAAGGGTTGAGTATGATGAAACACCGCCTAAAGATATAGTCGGAGAGTTTAGAAGCTATCAATTAGTAGGTTATAAATGGCTTAGAAAATTGGCTGATATGTCATTAAACGGAATACTTGCTGACGATATGGGGCTTGGTAAAAGTTTTCAGACTATAGCTACAATATTAAAAGAAAAAGAAAATGGAAATAAACTTACTTCTTTAGTTGTTGCTCCTACTTCATGCGTTGCTAATTGGGAATGCGAGATTAAAAAATTTGCTCCTTCTCTTGAAGTAATAGTATTATCAGGCAATTTAAAAACAAGAATGAAAAAGATAAAAGCTGTAAGTAATTATGATGTTGCCGTAATATCATATTCTACATTAAGACGCGATGTAAAAGCATTGAGTGAAAATGAGTTTAACTATCTCATACTTGATGAGGCTCAGCATATAAAAAATGCCAATACTCAGAATGCAAAAATGGTTAAAAGTTTAAAATCGTTAAAAAGACTTGCTTTAAGCGGTACGCCTATAGAAAACAGTATAAGCGAGATGTGGTCAATGTTTGATTTTCTTATGCCTGGATTTTTGGGCAAGCATAAGGATTTTGTTGAAGATTATGAAGCTCCTATACTTGCAGGGTTGGACAGTTCAAGCGAGGCTTTGGATAATTTAAAGACTAGAATAGCACCTTTCATATTAAGAAGATTAAAAACTGATGTACTTACAGATTTGCCTCCTAAACATACCGTTGTAAGCTACTGCGATTTAACTAAAGATCAAAAAGAACTTTATATGTCTATACTTGAAGCGGCAAGAATAGAAATATTTGAAACGGTAAAAAGAAAAGGTTTTGCTCAGTCTCATATAGAAATATTTTCAGCATTAACAAGATTAAGACAGGTTTGCTGCCACCCAAGATTAATGCATGAAGATTTACGAGGCGAGAGTCATACAAGCGGTAAGTTTAATATGTTTATAGAGATGATTAAAGAAGCTATTTCAGGCGGACATAGTGTATTGGTATTCAGCTCATTTACTAGAATGCTTAATCTCATGCGTATTGCTTTTAAGAAATTGGGAATAGATTATTTTTATTTGGACGGCTCTACAAAGGACAGAATGGATTTAGTTCATAGATTTAATGCAGGAGAAGCACCTATATTCTTACTTAGCCTTAAAGCAGCAGGAACAGGACTCACCTTAACACAGGCTGATACTGTGATGCATTATGATTTATGGTGGAATCCAGCAGTAGAAGATCAAGCAACAGACAGAGCATACAGAATAGGACAGAAACGCGTTGTAACTAATTATAAGCTCATCACAAGAGGCACCATAGAAGAGAAGATATTAGAACTTCAGAATAAAAAGCGTTTATTGATTGATACTGTAGTGGGCGATTCTATGGGCGACATAAATAAATTAAGCTGGGACGAAGTAAAGAATCTGATAAATTAA
- the dcm gene encoding DNA (cytosine-5-)-methyltransferase yields the protein MKFIDLFAGIGGFHLALNKLGYECVFASEIDTILQDTYNKNFGIIPYGDISNISLKDIPEHDILCSGFPCQPFSKAGERKETEDARGLLLNYVEKIILNHKPSFFILENVERFGKSKLKKDFTNKVESLYNIQYIIVSPDQLGIPQHRPRIFIIGQKITNSIIKDINKLQYKKVKKNFYKIKYHNIKYVEESKLSILKLWQNIINELPKDENIYSPLWSTEYMATYPFMDKATINYSSSELNNYNGIYGASLKDLTKNEQINLLPKYARTNSEKFPNWKIRFIKNSRDYCLKNNNVFSKYINELSKLSLSHQKLEWNIKNNDSRNLHDYIIQFRPSGIRVSKKDRFPSLVSINLTQIPIVSSDGNNFRYITTEEALALQSFPNNFILPEDYSKAFKALGNAVNVDIVYQIMKYITS from the coding sequence ATGAAATTTATAGATTTATTTGCAGGTATAGGTGGATTTCATTTAGCATTAAATAAATTAGGATATGAATGCGTTTTTGCTTCTGAAATAGATACTATTTTACAAGATACATATAATAAAAATTTTGGTATTATTCCTTATGGAGATATATCAAATATTAGTTTAAAAGATATACCTGAACATGATATTCTATGTTCGGGATTTCCATGTCAACCTTTTTCTAAAGCTGGTGAAAGAAAAGAAACAGAAGATGCAAGAGGGTTATTGTTAAATTATGTTGAAAAAATAATATTAAATCATAAACCATCTTTTTTTATATTAGAAAATGTAGAAAGATTTGGTAAATCTAAATTAAAAAAAGATTTTACTAACAAAGTAGAAAGTTTATACAATATACAATATATTATAGTATCTCCAGATCAATTGGGTATACCACAACATAGACCTAGAATATTTATAATTGGTCAAAAAATAACTAATTCCATAATAAAAGATATCAATAAATTACAATACAAAAAAGTAAAGAAGAATTTTTATAAAATTAAATATCATAATATAAAGTACGTTGAAGAAAGCAAATTATCTATATTAAAGTTATGGCAAAATATTATTAATGAATTACCAAAAGATGAAAATATTTATAGTCCATTATGGAGTACAGAATATATGGCTACATATCCATTTATGGATAAAGCTACCATAAATTATTCAAGTTCAGAACTAAACAATTATAATGGAATATATGGTGCTAGTTTAAAAGATTTAACAAAAAATGAACAAATAAATTTACTACCTAAATATGCTAGAACTAATTCTGAAAAATTTCCAAATTGGAAAATAAGATTTATAAAAAATAGTAGAGATTATTGTTTAAAAAATAATAATGTATTCTCTAAATATATAAATGAATTAAGTAAATTAAGTTTAAGTCATCAGAAATTAGAATGGAACATAAAAAATAATGATTCCAGAAATCTGCATGACTATATAATACAATTTAGACCATCAGGTATTAGAGTTAGTAAAAAAGATAGATTTCCATCTTTAGTATCTATTAATTTAACACAGATACCTATAGTCTCTAGTGATGGAAATAATTTTAGATACATAACTACAGAAGAAGCATTAGCATTACAATCTTTCCCAAATAATTTTATTTTACCAGAAGATTATTCGAAAGCATTTAAAGCATTAGGTAATGCTGTTAATGTAGATATAGTCTATCAGATAATGAAATATATAACAAGTTAA
- a CDS encoding variable surface family protein, producing the protein MGYTSDAFGIGVGYNYTLLNGQIGVHTPVLMFNALNNNLRIAIPIQVAVKDYDSGNNKVTYTGVAFNNIQLRYYTGIDAFNAVRLYFYYRNSTFKDKNSDNSETTEIFGFQTRFYFLNTQIGNVTVNPYLKVAFDTALKGGVVNGNYTYTAENIGDARFILKNGKQSDIYEKNPYKVSVAAVLGITANYLLFLLLIDILIHRIWNYFH; encoded by the coding sequence ATAGGCTACACTTCTGATGCTTTTGGTATAGGTGTTGGTTATAACTATACTTTGTTAAACGGACAGATAGGCGTACATACTCCTGTACTTATGTTTAATGCTTTAAATAACAATTTAAGAATAGCTATACCTATACAAGTAGCTGTAAAAGATTATGATTCTGGTAATAATAAAGTAACATATACAGGCGTAGCTTTCAATAATATACAGTTAAGATACTATACAGGCATAGATGCTTTCAATGCTGTAAGATTATATTTCTATTATAGAAATTCTACATTTAAAGATAAAAATTCTGATAATAGTGAGACTACAGAAATTTTCGGCTTCCAAACAAGATTCTACTTCTTAAATACTCAAATAGGAAATGTAACAGTTAATCCTTATTTGAAAGTTGCATTTGATACTGCTTTAAAAGGCGGAGTAGTTAATGGTAACTACACATATACAGCTGAGAATATTGGTGATGCTAGATTTATATTAAAAAATGGTAAACAATCAGATATATATGAAAAAAATCCTTATAAAGTATCAGTTGCTGCTGTATTGGGTATAACTGCTAATTATCTTCTGTTTTTACTCCTAATTGATATATTAATTCATCGTATTTGGAATTATTTTCATTAA
- a CDS encoding restriction endonuclease subunit S has translation MNHSLPTGWTLKRLGDITERITRKNTINNDNVLTISAEYGFIKQDKFFSKIVASKDLSKYILLYKGDFCYNKSYCRGYPYGVFRKLKNYDVGVATSLYIYFKITEGNSNFFEYLFDVGILNRQLSIISQEGVRNHGLLNVPIEDFFNMIIPFPPLDEQKRIAEVLSLCDDVIENLTKLIEKKELYKKGVMQRVLSGEVRFKGFKDEWKIKKLSEISKSIKTGKLDANAMEENGQYRFYTCAREYYRINEYAFDGEALLISGNGA, from the coding sequence ATGAACCACTCACTCCCTACAGGTTGGACTTTAAAACGTCTAGGCGATATAACAGAAAGAATTACAAGAAAAAATACAATTAACAATGATAATGTATTAACAATTTCAGCAGAATATGGATTTATAAAGCAAGACAAATTTTTTAGTAAAATTGTAGCTAGTAAAGATTTATCAAAATATATTTTATTGTACAAAGGAGATTTTTGCTATAATAAAAGTTATTGTCGTGGTTATCCATATGGAGTTTTTAGGAAATTAAAAAATTATGATGTTGGGGTTGCTACATCATTGTATATTTATTTTAAAATAACTGAGGGTAATAGTAATTTTTTTGAATATTTATTTGATGTAGGTATTTTAAATAGACAATTAAGTATTATTTCTCAAGAGGGAGTCAGAAATCATGGACTATTAAATGTTCCTATAGAAGATTTTTTCAATATGATAATTCCATTCCCGCCCCTAGACGAACAAAAGCGTATAGCCGAAGTTTTGTCATTATGCGATGATGTTATAGAGAACCTTACTAAACTAATAGAGAAGAAAGAGCTTTATAAGAAAGGCGTAATGCAAAGAGTGTTAAGCGGTGAAGTTCGATTCAAGGGTTTTAAAGATGAATGGAAAATAAAAAAATTATCTGAAATTAGTAAAAGTATAAAAACAGGAAAATTAGATGCTAATGCTATGGAAGAAAACGGACAATATAGGTTTTATACTTGTGCTAGAGAATATTATAGAATAAATGAGTATGCTTTTGATGGAGAGGCTTTATTAATATCCGGCAATGGTGCTTAA
- a CDS encoding HNH endonuclease signature motif containing protein, with protein sequence MRRDEKAYKRYQSKKWRAFRESFLKENPLCKNFAECHNFAEHVDHIKRIESEDDPLFYDKSNLQALCKRCHSRKTAKEDGAFGNKKKDY encoded by the coding sequence ATGAGAAGAGATGAAAAAGCATATAAAAGATATCAAAGCAAAAAATGGCGTGCTTTTAGAGAAAGTTTTTTGAAAGAAAATCCGCTTTGCAAAAACTTTGCTGAGTGTCATAATTTTGCTGAACATGTGGATCATATAAAAAGAATAGAAAGTGAAGATGATCCTCTGTTTTATGACAAAAGTAATCTGCAGGCTTTATGCAAAAGGTGTCATAGCAGAAAAACAGCAAAAGAAGATGGAGCTTTTGGAAATAAAAAAAAAGATTATTGA
- a CDS encoding DUF6290 family protein: protein MDNKKNSWGGARANTGGAREGSGRKRITEDRLDIKLYMRVSEKEQLLIKEKAEQNNVSVSQYIRDAVLKELNI from the coding sequence ATGGATAATAAAAAAAATAGCTGGGGTGGTGCTAGAGCAAATACAGGCGGAGCTCGTGAAGGTTCAGGCAGAAAAAGAATAACAGAAGATAGGCTTGACATTAAATTATATATGCGTGTTAGTGAAAAAGAACAGCTCCTAATAAAAGAAAAAGCAGAACAGAATAATGTCAGTGTATCTCAGTACATTAGAGATGCTGTATTAAAAGAATTAAATATATAA
- a CDS encoding tyrosine-type recombinase/integrase, translated as MASKSNNKLIAQNNNNIITEKQAELLIKQANYLNILDYMKEEQLIKQIDYETEKENFFKQCSKTKSNHTKRQYRNGLNKLEKYCSMNNKNILFIKAREADDFITEVNSSELSNLSIRALVSSCSSFFSFLERRYPFMKNPFRGTKTCPPVKNKKRLEVPTKKEIELIIKDIADPLIKVAIIFIMECGVRVGALPKLEIRNNKYYSYSKGKEISWKVTDKVIKLLKQNNISFNCPFKNKSSEVIRNIFYRSSKRLYKQGKIKAAYSIHDIRHYFAVTLYKQTKDIELIRQALNHSSIAITGIYLKSLEAE; from the coding sequence ATGGCTTCTAAAAGCAATAATAAATTAATAGCACAAAACAATAATAATATAATAACAGAAAAACAAGCGGAACTTCTCATTAAGCAAGCTAACTACTTAAATATACTTGACTATATGAAAGAAGAGCAGCTTATTAAACAGATAGATTATGAAACAGAAAAAGAAAACTTTTTTAAGCAATGTTCAAAAACAAAAAGCAATCACACAAAAAGACAATATAGAAACGGACTTAATAAACTAGAGAAATACTGTAGTATGAATAATAAGAATATTTTATTTATTAAAGCAAGAGAAGCTGATGATTTTATAACGGAAGTCAATTCAAGTGAACTTTCTAATTTAAGTATACGTGCATTAGTTTCTTCATGTTCCTCTTTCTTTTCTTTTTTAGAGAGAAGATATCCGTTTATGAAAAATCCTTTTCGAGGTACAAAAACTTGTCCGCCTGTGAAAAATAAAAAACGTTTGGAAGTACCTACTAAAAAAGAAATTGAATTAATAATTAAAGATATAGCAGATCCTCTTATAAAAGTGGCCATCATTTTTATAATGGAATGCGGAGTACGTGTTGGTGCTTTACCTAAACTAGAAATAAGAAATAACAAATATTATTCATATTCAAAAGGCAAGGAAATAAGCTGGAAAGTTACAGATAAAGTTATTAAATTATTAAAACAGAATAATATTTCTTTTAATTGTCCTTTCAAAAATAAAAGTTCTGAAGTGATAAGAAACATTTTTTATAGGAGTTCAAAGCGTTTATATAAACAAGGCAAAATAAAAGCTGCCTACTCTATACATGATATAAGGCATTATTTTGCTGTTACTTTATACAAACAAACTAAAGATATAGAACTCATTAGGCAGGCATTAAATCATAGCAGTATAGCTATAACAGGAATATACTTAAAAAGTTTGGAGGCAGAATAA
- a CDS encoding DnaA ATPase domain-containing protein, whose protein sequence is MKRMLKLQIADSSYCLLSYKKHLEELKKTAREGKDPHCTKCDEFGFVKGSKSIVPIVCYCVSDEKSKIERKIEDLEIIIKRYNTVFNKLDNDMTLNIFAEKFNNQKLVSSIKKYLELGSMNSLYIEGESGTGKTTMLKMLWQIYAINNIKALYMKASIFEDMHKNLFNKNAQDRDLKSSIDAKIDNIKFADIIMIDDIDSVGFHYAAEGYYKLFDKIRELEKTVILTSNKSYIGLMNSLNIKTRKDNIEEIKGRLTSRLKNLNIIELEMQKYKELITA, encoded by the coding sequence ATGAAGCGTATGCTAAAATTGCAAATTGCGGATAGCAGTTATTGCCTTCTTAGCTATAAAAAACATTTGGAAGAATTGAAAAAAACGGCAAGAGAAGGCAAAGACCCGCACTGCACAAAATGCGATGAGTTTGGATTTGTAAAAGGTTCTAAAAGTATAGTTCCTATTGTTTGCTATTGCGTGAGTGATGAAAAAAGTAAGATAGAAAGAAAAATAGAGGACTTAGAAATAATAATAAAAAGATATAATACTGTATTTAATAAATTAGACAATGATATGACATTAAATATTTTTGCAGAAAAGTTTAATAATCAAAAGTTAGTAAGCAGTATAAAAAAATATTTAGAGTTAGGAAGTATGAACTCACTTTATATTGAAGGAGAAAGCGGAACAGGTAAAACTACAATGCTTAAAATGTTATGGCAGATATATGCTATTAATAATATTAAAGCATTGTATATGAAGGCATCTATTTTTGAAGATATGCATAAAAACTTGTTTAATAAAAATGCACAAGATAGAGATTTGAAATCAAGTATAGATGCCAAAATAGATAATATAAAATTTGCAGATATTATTATGATAGACGACATTGACAGTGTAGGTTTCCATTATGCTGCTGAAGGCTATTATAAATTATTTGATAAAATCAGAGAATTAGAAAAAACAGTGATACTAACATCAAATAAAAGCTATATAGGTTTAATGAACAGTCTAAATATTAAAACAAGAAAAGATAATATTGAGGAAATCAAAGGCAGGCTTACAAGCAGATTAAAGAACTTAAATATTATAGAACTAGAAATGCAGAAATATAAAGAATTAATAACTGCTTAA
- a CDS encoding group-specific protein, producing the protein MMYNFLSISWHILGFIFLFISIANKNIIGKAFYLLCFFLSNIAALLCDIVIKLN; encoded by the coding sequence ATGATGTATAATTTTTTATCTATATCTTGGCATATACTAGGATTTATATTCTTATTTATTAGTATAGCAAATAAAAATATTATAGGTAAAGCATTTTATTTACTTTGTTTCTTTTTATCAAATATTGCTGCTTTACTTTGTGATATAGTAATAAAATTAAATTAG
- a CDS encoding single-stranded DNA-binding protein, which yields MSDHNIVTLIGRLTADPQRKYTQGGMEIAEFSIANNYYVSTKNTTEVNYFDIVAFGKLAETVSKYLIKGKQVLICGTLRQERWQDKNTNTTKSKVRIIMQSMQMLADKKDVNNAVENNSQEDDEEVPF from the coding sequence ATGTCAGATCATAACATTGTAACATTAATAGGAAGGCTAACTGCTGACCCGCAGCGAAAATATACACAAGGAGGAATGGAAATTGCTGAGTTTTCTATAGCAAACAATTATTATGTAAGTACAAAAAACACTACAGAAGTAAATTATTTTGATATAGTAGCTTTTGGAAAATTAGCAGAAACAGTAAGTAAATATCTTATAAAAGGAAAGCAAGTTTTGATATGCGGAACACTAAGGCAGGAAAGATGGCAGGATAAAAATACAAACACTACTAAATCTAAAGTGAGAATAATTATGCAGTCAATGCAGATGCTTGCTGATAAAAAAGATGTGAATAATGCAGTAGAAAATAATAGTCAGGAAGATGATGAGGAGGTACCGTTTTAA